In Crassostrea angulata isolate pt1a10 chromosome 4, ASM2561291v2, whole genome shotgun sequence, one genomic interval encodes:
- the LOC128181518 gene encoding serine/threonine-protein kinase PRP4 homolog: MDKKWVRAVWREDEKEMELAIPSVWVEGNRIRWPNTSNAKSALKECKKPADKWLSFDLIKIKFSSDDYRECEDYDETTAVESECDSEPVMKRKPKKKVMSDFIMDSAEDNSSIKTQKKLPVAAPVMPPKPPQKISSKKNQDQSSLQSSRSRSPSSSTRDEMETRRSRSITPSKSWASSNSRESSMNRSMSPRSPIRSTQRSRISTSRSPIRSTQRSRISTSRSPIRSTQRSRISTSRSPIRSTQRPRISTSRSPIRSTQRPRISTSRSPIRSTQRPRISTSRSPIRSTQRSRISTSRSPIRSTQRPRISTSRSPIRSTQRPRISTPRSPIRSTQRPRISTSRSPIRSTQRSRISRSRSPVHSLNSSRFSRSKSRDRHHNRSRHSMSQSSERSTLRRESPKRLNKGSEHSRSYDRPCSRLSVESTPTLPSLSKRKQHQSSTDSFPMTEERFQRRVLYLLVEIRDRLKSPVTTASNTEDVDLVTIDSEEGFEALDRRLENKDFKASFKFLLQKIGGTDGTDHMKKAMLRTMTNSYMAGLNMKGKRGKKAFGSSQLYLLIKETVLTSHTQYTESKFNEDLAKFLKYAPERVGGGGRRRRD, from the exons atggACAAGAAGTGGGTAAGAGCTGTGTGGAGAGAGGATGAAAAAGAGATGGAGCTTGCCATACCCAGTGTATGGGTTGAAGGAAATCGCATAAGATGGCCAAATACATCAAATGCAAAATCTGCACTCAAAGAATGCAAGAAACCTGCTGACAAATGGCTTTCATTTGATCTGATAAAGATCAAGTTTTCATCAG acGACTATCGAGAATGTGAGGACTATGATGAGACGACAGCGGTGGAATCTGAGTGTGACTCAGAACCAGTAATGAAAAGGAAACCAAAAAAGAAGGTCATGAGTGACTTTATTATGG atTCTGCTGAAGACAATTCATCAATAAAAACGCAGAAGAAGTTACCTGTAGCAG CACCAGTTATGCCGCCAAAACCACCCCAAAAAATctcttctaaaaaaaaccaagaccAGTCATCACTTCAGTCGTCCAGGTCTCGATCACCTTCATCTTCTACTAGAGATGAAATGGAAACCAGACGTAGCAGGTCTATTACACCAAGCAAGTCCTGGGCTAGTTCAAACAGTCGGGAGAGCTCGATGAATAGGTCGATGTCACCAAGAAGTCCCattcgctcaacacaaaggtccagaatttcaacatccagAAGTCCAATTCGCTCAACACAGAGGTccagaatttcaacatccagaagtccaattcgctcaacacaaaggtccagaatttcaacatccagaagtccaattcgctcaacacaaaggcccagaatttcaacatccagaagtccaattcgctcaacacaaaggcccagaatttcaacatccagaagtccaattcgctcaacacaaaggcccagaatttcaacatccagaagtccaattcgctcaacacaaaggtccagaatttcaacatccagaagtccaattcgctcaacacaaaggcccagaatttcaacatccagaagtccaattcgctcaacacaaaggCCCAGAATTTCAACACCCAGAAGTCCaattcgctcaacacaaaggccaagaatttcaacatccagaagtccaattcgctcaacacaaaggTCACGAATCTCAAGGTCCAGGAGTCCTGTTCACTCTTTGAACAGCTCAAGATTTTCAAGATCAAAAAGCAGAGACAGGCATCACAATAGGTCAAGGCACTCTATGTCACAAAGCAGTGAAAGGTCAACCCTGAGAAGAGAAAGCCCAAAAAGACTTAACAAAGGATCTGAACATTCCAGGAGCTATGATAGGCCTTGTAGCAGGTTAAGTGTAGAGAGCACCCCAACACTTCCATCTCTTTCTAAGCGAAAGCAGCATCAGTCCTCAACAGACTCCTTTCCCATGACCGAAGAAA GATTTCAGAGAAGAGTCCTCTACCTTCTTGTTGAAATAAGAGACCGTCTTAAGAGTCCAGTAACAACAGCTTCAAATACAGAAGACGTTGATCTTGTTACCATAGACTCAGAAGAAGGATTTGAAGCCTTAGACAGAAGACTTGAAAACAAAGACTTTAAAGCCAGCTTT AAATTCTTGCTTCAAAAGATTGGAGGTACAGATGGTACTGACCACATGAAGAAAGCAATGTTAAG aacTATGACAAACTCGTACATGGCTGGTCTAAACATGAAGGGAAAACGGGGAAAGAAAGCTTTTGGTTCCTCCCAACTCTACCTCCTTATAAAAG AAACTGTATTGACATCTCATACACAGTATACAGAATCAAAATTCAATGAAGATTTGGCTAAATTCCTAAAATATGCCCCGGAGCGTGTGGGAGGAGGTGGAAGAAGGAGAAGAGATTGA
- the LOC128180850 gene encoding uncharacterized protein LOC128180850 isoform X3: protein MDMIVSVMPTGYGKSVIFQCLPWLFQCKRGLQYPLITLVVSPLTSLMQDQVMTLCEKGIKACFLNCEGTHGSTYKLRGEEENDSDDDQDKTDVHASCSTSLIDLQRGAYNIIYAHPETLLNNKNISSMLRSKLYKQRVCAVVIDEVHMMSEWGMSFRKAFKKLSELVCIFPLPDTVHLAMTTTATPTAIKELVDDLQFTDTTTITVNPDRPNIKLEVHNVIILCEKN from the exons ATGGACATGATTGTGTCAGTTATGCCAACTGGATATGGCAAAAGTGTGATTTTCCAGTGTCTTCCATGGCTGTTTCAGTGCAAACGAGGTCTACAATACCCATTAATTACCCTTGTTGTGAGTCCTTTGACGTCATTAATGCAAGACCAAGTGATGACTCTATGTGAAAAAGGAATTAAAGCCTGTTTTTTGAATTGTGAAG GTACCCATGGAAGCACTTACAAATTAAGAGGCGAAGAAGAAAACGATTCAGATGATGACCAAGATAAAACGGATGTCCATGCATCATGTTCCACATCCCTAATAGATTTGCAGAGAGGAGCGTACAACATAATCTACGCTCACCCTGAAACTCTGCTTAACAACAAGAATATCTCATCAATGCTGAGATCCAAACTGTACAAGCAGAGAGTCTGTGCTGTTGTGATTGATGAAGTTCATATGATGTCAGAATG gggaATGTCATTTCGCAAGGCATTCAAGAAGTTGTCCGAGTTGGTATGTATTTTCCCCCTACCAGACACTGTGCATCTTGCTATGACAACAACAGCAACACCAACAGCAATCAAAGAACTTGTAGATGACCTACAGTTCACAGACACTACAACCATCACTGTAAATCCAGACCGTCCTAATATTAAACTTGAGGTACACAATGTGATTATCCTATGtgagaaaaattga
- the LOC128180850 gene encoding ATP-dependent DNA helicase RecQ-like isoform X1: protein MDMIVSVMPTGYGKSVIFQCLPWLFQCKRGLQYPLITLVVSPLTSLMQDQVMTLCEKGIKACFLNCEGTHGSTYKLRGEEENDSDDDQDKTDVHASCSTSLIDLQRGAYNIIYAHPETLLNNKNISSMLRSKLYKQRVCAVVIDEVHMMSEWGMSFRKAFKKLSELVCIFPLPDTVHLAMTTTATPTAIKELVDDLQFTDTTTITVNPDRPNIKLEIQTRLPNIRKYEKLDELLHPLAQELRDLLTCFPLTIVYINQLEALGYCYQYIEDFLGEFSYFPVHDPIPENRLFAQFHKDYTSKMKAHIVCQLRKENPTLRLIFATVPLGMGLNAPGISRVIHFQPPTTLEKYLQEIGRAGRNGQQATAILYYNMSDIAPNRKGLSEEIRKFCLNKCTCLRKHLLQYFGFSNVLYCGSPENCCSNCQKK, encoded by the exons ATGGACATGATTGTGTCAGTTATGCCAACTGGATATGGCAAAAGTGTGATTTTCCAGTGTCTTCCATGGCTGTTTCAGTGCAAACGAGGTCTACAATACCCATTAATTACCCTTGTTGTGAGTCCTTTGACGTCATTAATGCAAGACCAAGTGATGACTCTATGTGAAAAAGGAATTAAAGCCTGTTTTTTGAATTGTGAAG GTACCCATGGAAGCACTTACAAATTAAGAGGCGAAGAAGAAAACGATTCAGATGATGACCAAGATAAAACGGATGTCCATGCATCATGTTCCACATCCCTAATAGATTTGCAGAGAGGAGCGTACAACATAATCTACGCTCACCCTGAAACTCTGCTTAACAACAAGAATATCTCATCAATGCTGAGATCCAAACTGTACAAGCAGAGAGTCTGTGCTGTTGTGATTGATGAAGTTCATATGATGTCAGAATG gggaATGTCATTTCGCAAGGCATTCAAGAAGTTGTCCGAGTTGGTATGTATTTTCCCCCTACCAGACACTGTGCATCTTGCTATGACAACAACAGCAACACCAACAGCAATCAAAGAACTTGTAGATGACCTACAGTTCACAGACACTACAACCATCACTGTAAATCCAGACCGTCCTAATATTAAACTTGAG ATACAGACACGCCTTCCAAAcatcagaaaatatgaaaaactggATGAATTGCTGCACCCCCTAGCCCAGGAGTTGCGCGACTTGCTTACTTGTTTTCCTTTAACTATAGTGTATATTAATCAATTAGAAGCTTTGGGTTATTGTTATCAATACATTGAAGATTTTTTAGgtgaattttcatattttccagTCCATGACCCTATCCCTGAAAACAGGTTATTTGCTCAATTTCATAAAGACTATACAAGTAAAATGAAAGCTCATATAGTTTGTCAATTACGTAAAGAAAATCCTacattaagattaatatttgcCACTGTTCCTCTTGGAATGGGTTTAAATGCACCTGGCATATCTCGTGTCATTCACTTTCAGCCTCCAACAACCCTTgagaaatatttacaagagaTTGGTAGAGCAGGTCGTAATGGTCAACAAGCCACAGCtattttgtattataatatgAGTGACATTGCACCGAACAGAAAAGGTCTCTCGGAAGAAATCAGAAAATTTTgcttaaataaatgtacatgtttaagaaAACATCTGTTGCAATATTTTGGGTTTTCAAATGTTCTTTATTGTGGTTCACCAGAAAATTGTTGCTCTAATTGTCAGAAGAAGTGA
- the LOC128180852 gene encoding uncharacterized protein LOC128180852, whose translation MASKRCLVSAAVIIMTEDEDFDLPDEEFSFVTLFAACSDIQEQRKRYKVERFVQDVVSRYSLDTFKTFFRVSKTTFEAILENIQHIPELLLREPAAGRPQISHEKDLLMMLWYIGSQETIRSIADRFHVSESTFHSHNRRLLDVFQKYFLQKFVIWPNDVQTVNNEFEIKKNFPGVIGAIDSTHIRIKPPSGHSNDYFNRKKFHSVILQAVCRGDKRFTDIFCGWPGRVHDARVFQNSPLRQRGPILCGQCHLLGDGAYPCKRWLITPYRNRGNLTRDQIKFNQILSSTRVIIENSFGILKGRFRRLQFVEMNDISYVVKAIITACILHNICILNQDELDEHFDNDPQQVPLIIPMFENDAEGQLKRQLLTRQLAIT comes from the exons ATGGCGTCGAAACGATGTTTAGTTAGCGCTGCAGTAATTATAATGACTGAGGATGAAGACTTTGACTTGCCAGATGAAGAATTTTCATTTGTTACACTATTTGCAGCTTGCAGTGATAT ACAGGAGCAAAGAAAACGATATAAAGTGGAACGCTTTGTGCAAGATGTTGTTTCAAGATATTCCTTAGACACATTCAAGACCTTCTTTCGTGTTTCAAAAACTACATTCGAAGCTATATTGGAAAATATTCAGCATATTCCAGAACTACTACTAAGAGAACCAGCTGCTGGACGACCTcaaatttcacatgaaaaaGATTTACTGATGATGCTGTGGTACATAGGATCACAAGAAACAATTCGGTCAATTGCAGATCGATTTCATGTATCTGAATCGACATTCCATTCCCACAACAGAAGGTTGTTAGATGTTTTCCAAAAATACTTTCTTCAAAAATTTGTGATTTGGCCAAATGATGTGCAGActgtaaacaatgaatttgagATAAAGAAGAACTTCCCTGGTGTGATTGGAGCAATCGACTCTACACATATACGCATAAAACCCCCTAGTGGACATTCAAATGATTATTTCAATAGGAAAAAATTTCACTCTGTCATTCTTCAAGCAGTGTGCAGAGGAGATAAAAGATTTACAGACATTTTCTGTGGATGGCCAGGACGAGTGCATGATGCTCgtgtttttcaaaattctcCATTGAGGCAAAGAGGCCCAATTCTTTGTGGTCAGTGCCATTTGTTAGGTGATGGGGCATATCCGTGCAAGCGGTGGCTGATTACTCCATACAGAAATAGAGGAAACCTTACTAGGGATCAAATTAAGTTCAACCAGATTTTATCAAGTACCAGAGTAATCATCGAAAATTCATTCGGCATATTGAAAGGCAGATTTCGGCGTCTCCAATTTGTTGAAATGAATGACATTTCTTATGTTGTCAAGGCTATTATAACAGCTTGCATcctacataacatttgtatCCTGAACCAAGACGAACTTGATGAGCATTTTGACAATGACCCCCAGCAGGTTCCTTTAATTATTCCAATGTTTGAAAATGATGCAGAAGGACAGTTAAAGAGACAATTACTTACACGACAGTTGGCTATCACCTAA
- the LOC128180850 gene encoding ATP-dependent DNA helicase RecQ-like isoform X2: protein MLRSKLYKQRVCAVVIDEVHMMSEWGMSFRKAFKKLSELVCIFPLPDTVHLAMTTTATPTAIKELVDDLQFTDTTTITVNPDRPNIKLEIQTRLPNIRKYEKLDELLHPLAQELRDLLTCFPLTIVYINQLEALGYCYQYIEDFLGEFSYFPVHDPIPENRLFAQFHKDYTSKMKAHIVCQLRKENPTLRLIFATVPLGMGLNAPGISRVIHFQPPTTLEKYLQEIGRAGRNGQQATAILYYNMSDIAPNRKGLSEEIRKFCLNKCTCLRKHLLQYFGFSNVLYCGSPENCCSNCQKK, encoded by the exons ATGCTGAGATCCAAACTGTACAAGCAGAGAGTCTGTGCTGTTGTGATTGATGAAGTTCATATGATGTCAGAATG gggaATGTCATTTCGCAAGGCATTCAAGAAGTTGTCCGAGTTGGTATGTATTTTCCCCCTACCAGACACTGTGCATCTTGCTATGACAACAACAGCAACACCAACAGCAATCAAAGAACTTGTAGATGACCTACAGTTCACAGACACTACAACCATCACTGTAAATCCAGACCGTCCTAATATTAAACTTGAG ATACAGACACGCCTTCCAAAcatcagaaaatatgaaaaactggATGAATTGCTGCACCCCCTAGCCCAGGAGTTGCGCGACTTGCTTACTTGTTTTCCTTTAACTATAGTGTATATTAATCAATTAGAAGCTTTGGGTTATTGTTATCAATACATTGAAGATTTTTTAGgtgaattttcatattttccagTCCATGACCCTATCCCTGAAAACAGGTTATTTGCTCAATTTCATAAAGACTATACAAGTAAAATGAAAGCTCATATAGTTTGTCAATTACGTAAAGAAAATCCTacattaagattaatatttgcCACTGTTCCTCTTGGAATGGGTTTAAATGCACCTGGCATATCTCGTGTCATTCACTTTCAGCCTCCAACAACCCTTgagaaatatttacaagagaTTGGTAGAGCAGGTCGTAATGGTCAACAAGCCACAGCtattttgtattataatatgAGTGACATTGCACCGAACAGAAAAGGTCTCTCGGAAGAAATCAGAAAATTTTgcttaaataaatgtacatgtttaagaaAACATCTGTTGCAATATTTTGGGTTTTCAAATGTTCTTTATTGTGGTTCACCAGAAAATTGTTGCTCTAATTGTCAGAAGAAGTGA
- the LOC128181519 gene encoding uncharacterized protein LOC128181519, with amino-acid sequence MLNYEQSQALEFIKSGHSCVVLGQAGTGKSYLIKETLKKLNNKNVSVTASTGLAARQFTGATTIHHWAGLMDGRFENQHLLRIISEETRNRIKTCNVLIIDEISMISRKVFEQLEFICRSVKDPSLYFGGLQVVCVGDFFQLPPVPNDIYRDPGDHAFASDTWRKTVPHIITLKTVIRQSDKDLILAINELERGVPSHQTNQLMLALERPLSRNNPCVLFGTNFEVDCFNMTELHKMQGESTSYVAEEEGEQKYLRKMNANKVLLLKEGAPVMLIRNLSDTLVNGLLGTVFKLEDDGPTVKFEDKIIKLRKVTFSVYDPSQCITVAERKQYPICLAFAMTVHKSQGLTLPCVIVDCKNIFQAGQIGVAVGRSTDREGLCIKNYDPKCSKQHPQAVNDYCASSGAPALEDLSCCRKVFEDDIFEEEFFPTCDIYVAENSDESDFDEDDIKMMEELERVESTSTNTSDGQGHQQDTRRLLNEMRAPYPLSDKQKGLNADIDYIEGKFHLFVDFVKILSQKIELMKNEHCSTSQTVKNWNSFYSSYHTFMQSPEYNALCKSLFQSRNVNYLLCGSIATAVRKNIITSQTPKESDQLKTSCDICISDFAHGKIRYVGGRAVAKVKYHNTNLVRNDLRNFGQIYNQQAKVKVSLLQTTIVSQADVECSKYSRSIIDVKRKQNLSCGLTNISDNTFEFFLELEKIRIPLYSEDQLRIHGQNMLQHIHSTVLKNEKLFSLWTSLFSKLQTSMFTLDSDSDDCSLIVSDMIDGASAIVCLFEDIVQSYLRVTDSEYRKKLLEDIGQKKSMELRKKVLTKGKARTSTTNTDISIDALLKTTCSNREAYHLKLKAALLENSGILNTFKKKELLILGKFYNTKLKQSDKKEVQCDILRNAILKSEKMPNPDVELSL; translated from the exons ATGTTGAACTACGAACAATCACAGGCCTTAGAATTTATCAAAAGTGGACACAGTTGTGTCGTTTTGGGGCAAGCAGGGACTGGGAAATCATATCTTATAAAAGAAACGCTCAAGAAACTTAATAACAAAAACGTTTCTGTTACTGCAAGCACGGGACTTGCAGCCCGACAGTTCACGGGAGCCACAACTATTCACCATTGGGCTGGACTAATGGATGGGAGATTTGAAAACCAGCATCTTTTGCGTATTATAAGTGAAGAAACTCGAAACAGAATTAAAACGTGTAACGTTTTGATTATCGATGAAATCAGCATGATCAGTCGGAAAGTTTTTGAGCAG cttGAGTTTATCTGTAGATCAGTTAAAGATCCCAGTCTTTATTTTGGTGGATTGCAG GTTGTCTGTGTTGGTGATTTTTTCCAATTACCACCAGTTCCAAATGACATCTACAGGGATCCGGGAGATCACGCATTTGCTTCAGATACATGGAGAAAGACTGTTCCACACATTATTACACTCAAAACTGTTATTCGCCAGAGTGACAAAGACCTGATCTTAGCCATCAATGAATTAGAAcggggggttccaagtcatcaAACTAACCAGCTGATGCTTGCACTAGAGAGACC GTTGTCAAGAAACAATCCATGTGTTCTCTTTGGAACAAATTTTGAAGTGGATTGCTTTAACATGACAGAACTACACAAAATGCAAGGAGAATCAACAAGCTACGTTGCCGAAGAAGAAGGCGAACAAAAATATCTCCGCAAGATGAATGCAAATAAGGTTCTTCTTCTTAAAGAAGGTGCTCCAGTAATGCTGATTAGGAACCTTTCTGACACTTTAGTCAATGGTTTACTTGGCACTGTTTTCAAGTTGGAAGATGATGGGCCCACTGTGAAGTTTgaagacaaaataataaaattaagaaaagtgACATTTAGTGTGTATGACCCTTCTCAATGTATTACAGTAGCTGAAAGAAAACAATATCCAATATGTTTGGCTTTTGCCATGACTGTCCATAAATCTCAGGGATTAACTTTGCCCTGTGTTATTGTTGACTGTAAAAACATATTCCAGGCAGGTCAGATAGGTGTTGCTGTTGGACGTTCAACAGACCGTGAAGGACTCTGCATCAAGAACTACGATCCCAAATGCAGCAAGCAGCACCCTCAGGCTGTGAATGATTACTGTGCATCGTCAGGAGCTCCTGCTTTAGAAGATTTATCTTGCTGCCGAAAA gTGTTTGAAGATGACATATTTGAAGAGGAATTCTTTCCTACCTGTGATATATATGTAGCTGAAAATTCTGATGAGTCTGACTTTGATGAAGATGACATTAAAATGATGGAAGAGCTAGAAAGG GTTGAGAGCACAAGCACAAATACAAGTGATGGTCAAGGTCATCAACAGGATACAAGACGTTTGCTCAATGAAATGAGGGCTCCATACCCTTTATCAGACAAACAGAAGGGACTGAATGCTGACATAGATTATATTGAGGGGAAATTCCATCTATTTGTggattttgtgaaaattttgtcCCAAAAGATAGAATTAATGAAGAATGAGCATTGTAGTACTTCTCAAACAGTGAAAAATTGGAATTCATTTTATTCGAGCTATCATACCTTTATGCAGTCTCCGGAATACAATGCGTTATGCAAATCTCTTTTTCAAAGTCGAAATGTTAATTACTTACTCTGTGGAAGTATTGCTACAGCTGTTCGAAAGAACATCATTACATCACAGACACCTAAAGAGTCAGACCAGCTCAAAACATCTTgtgatatatgtatatctgaCTTTGCACATGGCAAAATACGTTATGTTGGGGGTCGTGCTGTGGCAAAAGTGAAGTATCATAATACTAACTTGGTGCGAAATGACTTGAGAAATTTTGGGCAAATCTACAACCAACAAGCAAAAGTTAAAGTTTCATTGCTTCAAACCACTATTGTTTCTCAAGCTGATGTTGAATGCTCTAAGTATTCTCGCAGTATAATTGAtgtcaaaagaaaacaaaatttgtcaTGTGGCCTTACAAACATATCAGacaatacatttgaatttttcttggAATTAGAGAAAATTCGAATTCCTTTATATAGTGAAGATCAACTTAGGATTCATGGACAGAACATGCTGCAGCATATTCACTCGACAGTACTTAAGAACGAAAAATTGTTCAGTTTATGGACTAGTTTATTTTCTAAACTGCAGACCAGTATGTTTACTTTAGATTCAGATTCAGATGATTGTTCTTTGATAGTGTCTGACATGATAGATGGAGCTTCAGCAATAGTCTGTTTATTTGAAGACATTGTGCAATCCTACTTGAGAGTCACAGACTCCGAATACCGGAAAAAACTTTTAGAAGATATCGGACAAAAGAAATCTATGGAGCTTAGAAAAAAGGTTTTAACAAAAGGAAAAGCTCGAACCTCCACAACAAATACGGACATTTCCATTGATGCTTTGCTTAAAACTACATGTTCAAACAGAGAAGCGTATCATTTAAAACTTAAGGCCGCTTTACTTGAAAATTCAGGAATACTAAATACATTTAAGAAGAAAGAACTGTTAATTTTGGGAAAGTTTTACAACACTAAGCTAAAGCAATCTGACAAGAAGGAAGTTCAGTGTGATATTTTAAGGAATGCTATTTTGAAATCTGAGAAGATGCCAAATCCAGATGTTGAGTTGAGTCTCTGA